The nucleotide window CACAACAAACACCTAAGCCCAAATAGTCTCCAATTGAAGATGTACTTGCCCAATTCATGTAAGTTACACAGGCTTCAATTCAGAAACTTGAAATGCAGATAAGACAGTTAGCTAATGTCGTGAGTGAGAAGAAGCAGGGTGAATTCCCTAGTCAACCTGAAGCAAATCCAAGAGGGAGAGAACAAGCAAAGGCAATTAAAACCTTACATAGTGGAAAGCCAAATGATCGAAGAGATGAGGATCCTGGTGATAATATGGAGATTACAACAACTGAGGATACAACAGCAAAATTACCATCTGTCGAAGGAAGAGAGAACCAAAGTTGGCTGAAGAACTTCTCCTATTATAGCACTTGAAGCACCATTAAAGGAGAGAGTTTACGTACCTCCTCTGCCTTTCCCTCAACAGTTTCAGAAGCAAAAGAAGGATAGACACATGCTGGATATCATGGAGTTGTTCAAGAAAGTTCATATAAACATTCCATTGTTagatgcaatcaaacaagtaccaTCTTATGCCAAATTCCTCAAAGATATTTGCACTAACAAAAAGAGGTTCATGGAACATGAGAAAGTGATGCTatccgaagagtgtagtgctgTTCTCCTCAACAAATTGCCTCCAAAGTTGAAAGATCCAGGGAGTTTTACAATCCCTTGTGTTTTTGGCaatttacaatttgaaaaagCTTTAATTGATTTAGGTGCTAGTATTAACTTAATGCCATTATCTGTGTTTCAGCAACTTGGTGTCGGAAAGATGCAACCAACATCAATAAGCTTACAACTTGCAGATCGGTCCATCAAATTCCCACTTGGGATTATTGAAGATATTTTAATTAAAGTGGATCGATTCTTGCTACCAGCAGACTTTattatcttggatatggaagaAGATCGAGATATTCCCATAATTATGGGAAGATCATTTTTGGCCACTGCTGGAACGATAATTGATGTAAAAAAGGGGCTATTGACAATGAATGTTGAAGGAGAATCAGTGGAATTTTGAGTATTTGAAGCCATGAAGAACCCAATGGACATAGAGGGGTGCAACCGACTGGACATAATCGAGCAGCTTATACATAGCAAATTCATCACTGAAGCTGGTAATGATGAATTAAAAACCAGTATTGAGCATCCGGATTTGACTCGAGCTACAGCTGATGACATGTCAGGCGTGGTGGCTGTGTTAAATTCTGCTCCGCCTATCCCACGAGCAATACCGTCTATTCAGCAAGCCCCAAAGCTGGAACTTAAACCACTGCCAACTCATCTGAAATATGCATTCCTTGGAGATGTAGAGACTCTGCCCATAATTATCGCTTCTGATTTGAGTGCTactgaagaagaaaaattattgAGGGTCATTAGAGAGCACAAAGAGGCAATCGGGTGGACTATAGTAGACATACAAGGTATAAGTCCCTccatgtgcatgcatagaatttatcTGGAGGAAAATGCAAAACCAACAATTGATGCACAGCGAAGGTTGAATCCGATCATGAAGGAAGTTGTGCGAACCGAAGTTTTGAAGCTTCTTGATGTTGGGGTAATTTATCCTATCTCAGACAGTCCATGGGTAAGTCCAACGCAAGTGGTTCCAAAAAAATCTGGGATCACGGTGGTCGAAAGCGAAAATAAGGAATTGGTGCCTACCTGAAAAGCAACTGGCTGGAGAGTGTGTATCGATTACAGGAAGTTGAATTCTTTCACTCGAAAAGATCATTTTCCCCTTCCtttcattgatgaaatgttAGAACGATTAGCTGGTCACTCACATTATTGTTTTTTGGATGGTTATTCAGGTTATAATCAAATTGCCATCGCACTGGAAGATCAGGAGAAGACAACATTCACTTGCCCATTTGGCACATTTGCATTCCGACGGATGCCATTTGGATTGTGTAACGCGCCAGCCACAATTCAACGCTGCATGCTCAGTATTTTCTCGGACATGGTTGAACGCATAATAGAGgtttttatggatgatttttctgtatTTGGTTCCTCCTTTGACGATTGCTTACAAAATCTAACTTTGGTGTTGGAAAGATGCATAGATACTaaccttgttttgaattgggaaaattttaattttatggttAGGCATGGTATTGTGTTAGGACATTTGATTTCCAGCAAAGGAATCGAAGtggacaaggcaaaaattgatGTGATCGTTGGTTTACCACCGCTAACCTCGGTAAAAGATGTCTGTTCTTTCCTTGGCCACGCTGGATTTTATCGGCGGTTTATCAAGGACTTCTCTACACTCAGTATACCATTGTCAAATTTGTTGGCCAAAGATACAAAGTTTGAGTTTGATCAGTCCTGTTTGCACGCATTTCACACTCTTAAACAACTCCTTATTTCAGCCCCTATTATCACAGTTCCAGATTGGAACTTGCTGTTTGAACTAATGTGTGATGTTAGTGATTTTGCAGTAGGTGCTGTGCTAGGCCAAAGGAAAGACAAGCTACCGCAAGTGATCTATTATGCATCCAGAACTTTGAATGATGCCCAACAAAATTATTCCACAACTGAAAAAGAAATGCTTGCTGTGGTCTTCGCATTAGAGAAGTTTCGGTCCTATTTAATTGGGTCTAAGGTTATCGTGTACACCGATCATGCAGCATTAAGATACCTTATGACTAAGAAAGATGCCAAGCCAAGACTTCTTAGATGGGTGTTGTTGTTGCAAGAATTTGACTTAGAGTTGAGAGACAAGAAAGGTGCTGAGAATGTAGTGGCAGAGCACTTATCACGACTCACTCACAATGAAGAAAAGGATACCTTACCtttgaatgaaaattttcctgATGAGCAATTGTTTGTCCTTCAACATGAAACACCATGGTACGCAGATATCGCCAACTACTTGGCTAGTGGAAGGTTACCACCCAATCTGAGCACTCagcaaagaaaatttttttttgcctgaTGTGAAGTTCTACTTTTGGGATGACCCATACTTGTATAAGTATTGTGCTGACCAAATAATTCGAAGGTGTGTACCAACCACTGAACAAAGTAGCGTGCTAGAGTTTTCTCATCATCATGCGTGTGGAGGTCACTTTGGACCAAGGAGGACAGCGGACAAAGTACTACAGAGTGGGTTTTATTGGCCTTCCTTATTTAAGGATGCTCATCAATGGTGTACCACTTGTGATAATTGTCAACGAGCTGGCAATTTATCACGTCGCAATGAAATGCCTCAACATGGTATTTTAGTAGTTGAATTGTTTGATATATGGGGTATGGATTTTATGGGACCTTTCCCTTCATCGTGGGGGAATCAATACATATTAGTTGCTGTTGAATACGTCTCAAAATGGGTAGAAGCAGTGGCCGCCCCAACTAATGATCACAAGGTTGTATTAAGGTTTTTACAAGGCATCATTTTTCCAAGATTTGGTACTCCTCGTGCAATTATTAGTGATGGCGGACGACACTTTGTCAACAAGGCCTTCAAGTCTCTATTATCCAAATATAACATCTTGCACAAAGTCGCGACGTCATATCATCCCCAAACAAGTGGACAAGTTGAAGTTTCGAATAGGGAAATCAAACGGATTTTGGAAAAAAGAGTGAATGGTTCACGCAAGGATTGGTCTACGAAGCTTCATGACGCCTTGTGGGCTTATCAGACAGCATACAAAACACCTATTGGGATGTCCCCTTTTCGGTTAGTGTATGGGAAAGCATGTCATTTACCGATTGAGCTAGAACATAGAGCTTTTCTGGGCCATCAAGAAACTCAATTTTGAATACCAAGCTACTGGGGAGAAGAGGCAACTACAGCTCAACGTACTGGAGGAAATTCGCAATGATGCGTACGAGAATgcaaatatttataaggagagaACTAAGCACTTTCATGATAAGATCATCATTCGCAAAGAATTTCTACCTAGACAAAAGGTGTTGCTGTTCAATTCACGACTACGTCTTTTTTCGGGAAAACTCAAGTCGCGATGGTATGGCCCTTTTCTTGTTGTGCAGGTATTaccccatggagctgttgaaaTTCAGAATATAAAAGACGGGACAATCTTCAAAGTAAACGACCATCGTTTGAAGCCGTATCTTGAAACCCCTGGAAATTTTGAAGCAGAAAAGTCCTCTCTCCACTTGAGTGAGCCAACTAATTCCACTTAGTCTCGTGATCAGAGTCCGGTTGTGGACTATAAATCCAGggcttttgggaggcaacccaatttctttcttctgttttcaatttttttaatttttattttattttagttttttttgagaCTCTGACATGTTAAGTTTGGGGTGTTGCAGGTTCTTCTTTGTTATGGTCCTAAGGCGAGCCTATGGATTTGTAAGGTATTGGGTATTACTTGTGATGCTGAGTCAACTGCAACAATTAGCTCGAGTCATTTTTGAGACATGGTGCAATAATGAAAATTTAGCTCGAGCTAAACAATCACAATAGGGCTTTCGAGAGGGTTTAAATTGTGTCAAGTTAAACATCAGTGCACACACATAACACTCAGTCTCTCTCACAGTCAGGTCACTCTTCATACCTTAAGAGCCTTTACTTTGCCACGAGTTTCTTTCGTTGTTTTTTGTTAGAAGGTCATTCTACCTTCAGGTATGTGTcgacttctctctctctaaactaGTTGTATTGTCTTTATCACGAACCAGTGTCCTACTTTCTTGCTTCCTTACCGTAAGCACTTGTTGTGCCGTTTTGTTTTGAAGAAATAATGGTTCCGTGTGCTTCAAATTCAGGACTAATCGGAGATTAGGTGTCTGTTTGCATAGTTGCATATATACTATTGATGGTGCCTTGCTCCTATTTTGTGCAGCAGACCCTGCATTTTCTTGTATGCCCATAACGTGTTCGTGGAAATGCcaatataataaaaattttgcATTGTGGGTCATACATTGTGCTGACTGTGATGTCTGTGTGAGGAAGAACAATTCATGTTGCTTGTCACTTACCTAAACTGATTATTTAGTTACATTAATggacataaatttttttaggtGCTATGTCTAAACGGCGCCGGAATGCCGCTGCACCTTCAGCACCACAATAGTAGTAGACCTCTCTCACCGGAAAATCTACCAAATCCTCTTTCCACAATGCAGAAATCATCCCTGAGTTGACGATTGATCCAGTAATTCTACAAATGAACGAAGGccgctgggctctacctttttTACTTACACATGGGATGAGCTTTCTCAACGAACAAGACCCATATGACCAATGTCCTGTCTATCCTCGTTTAGTACGCACATTTTATCAGACATTCACAAAATTACCACAAGCTGGTAATAAGGATACGACAACTGATTTATATATGGTGCGCATAGGCGGCAAGGAGGTGAAATTCACTACAAAAGACATTTGCCTATGCTTAGGGGTACTACCTGACTATTCTCACAAGACTGGTTTTGGCCCTCCACGCGAAGTTTCCACTGAAGAGATGATCCAAGACATGTGTGGGGGTTGCCGTACGAAGAATGGATTGGGTAGTAGGAGAGCTCACTTACCTCCAGACATGTGGCTCATGGATTCATTACTTCGCCATAATCTTTGTCCTATTGGTCATGGGCAGGAGCGTCATCAACCATATCTATCTATCTTGTACTACATCTACAAAGACATTTGGTTCAATCTTAGAGAAGTTTACCTTGACAGTATTCAGAAAATTCATAGCAAGGTTGCTAGAACGGCAACAACCGAGAAGGGTAAACTTTATTTCCCTCGATTGATAACCAGATTACTTGTCCATTTGGGAGTGTCCCTGCCGACTCCTACTCCAGTCCAAGAATATGAGCCAGTCATGTTTGAGGAGTCACAATTCAAATCCAACATAATACATATGCGATCAACTCGAGGACCTGATCCAGTGGCAGAGGAGACTGCCATACCAGCTGCTACACCCACAATGCCCCTGTACCAGACATTCCGCCTTATGTGAGTGACATTCTCATGCGACTCAAGACATTGGGAGAAGGTCAACAACAGATTCTCCTGAACCAGCAAGCCATTCTCGCTCGACTGTAAGAACCTCGGAATACGAATAATCGCCCGAGCAGCGATTGAGTTTCTTCACCTTCATCTCTACATTGTCGGAGTTAGGTTGTACCATTCCTCCCTTTACATTATGTTTTGTCTGCGATTCTGTTATGGTTCATTGCGGACAATGCACGGTTTAGGTGTGGGGGGGTGGGtaaccttttaaaaaaaaaacaaaaaagaaaaaaaaaagatatttgtgggtgtcgttctggtAAActctcacgagactataactcgtccactagggacacctaggggtttaaaggcttgttgcatacgcTGAATGCAACTGTGAATTTtacgaaagtgagttaggtttttttaatttgtttgatttattttctttgctcgaggactagcaaaaactaggtttgggggtatttgataagctcatatattatTACATTTTAATACTTCTTAAACATGTTTTTGCTGGgaaattggctttaaaaaggacttaatactttgtttttcGTATTTTCAGCTATTTGGAACAATTGGATGGTTTTTGGTGAAAAACAGccaattttgagtattttgaagaatcGTCAATTGGAAAACAAAGTGAAGACCTTGAAGTTTCTTGGAGAATATTTTCAGAAATTTTCGTGGAGCCAATTAACCCAGATTTTGAAACAAAGGTTAGCTGAAGTGCGAAATCACCAAGACTGTGCTGCCTGTGAAGAATTGGGTCTAGAAGGTTCCTCAGATTTTTGTTAGAGGCACGGGAGATAGCTTTGGAGAGCCAGGATGTTAAGCTTTGAATTGCATATTTTCAGGGATTTTTCCAATTAGTGAAACATGGTCAGAATTAGTAAGAAAGACAGCTATTTAGCAATCTATTTTAACGTAGGATGCAGACCTTCCCTCAATTGTTTGTTATTGAGGAAACTAAGGTTGACTGAAGAGTTTCCTTAGAAATTCAGTAACGTGGGAAGCAAAGTAAGGGTTGGAGAAGGATATTTAAGGAGGCCTTCATAGAGACAGAGGACACACAGAGATTGGGAGGAATTCTTCGAAGACAGCCGTCAGTTCTACCTTGGTGCAATCTtagacttttcatgtttttccttGAGCTTTCATCTGTGGTGCTTTCATCTATGGTGATGTGTAACTAAATATTTTTGCTAGGACATGATGAAGTTTTAATATGATACTCTAGTTGTTATTGCTTTTATTCTTAAttactcttttgatgttggattttaaTCACCATGTTATACTGTTTGAATGCTTAGATGACTGACTGATCACCAACTAGGTTTTCAAATAAGTAATCTGTTGCAAATTCAAatagataccatacgggattTGGGACCAGCTTCTAGAGATTAGAAATTGAAGACActtagggtagataccatactcctagggtttacatggcatatTAAGGGATTCTtgcacttaaggacatcttgcatgttcatatttgagttcaataccataaccaaattgcatgttaagttaaacgaattagcctagataccataggtaattcacgtCTTAGTgaattcgccaacaacatcaaTTGAGTGGATTAAGGGTAAGGTGAGAAACAACTAGAGAgaattattaagatggattcatcgTCCTAGTGCTTTTATCAAATTGTTTACAACCAAGCTTGACAAGTTgcgattttcttattttctttgcttttttgaAATCACAAACAATCATCATTCTGAATTAGTCCGAATTCTTTTAATAAGTACAATGATTAATTGCGTTGAATAGCCAATCCTTGTGGTACGACCTCGTACTTGCGTAATCTATTCTACTACGGacttgtgcgcttgcgagtaatttaatttgggatttttgctTGCTATTTTAGGCAATCGAAAATTGCTATCAGGACAGCCATATACCAATTCAAATGGTGTTGCCTTTGTAGCTATATGGAAGGCAGTGTTGTAGCTCCACTCAGCCCAAGGGAGCCACTGCACCCACTGTCTTGGCTATAAACTAGCAAAACACCTGAGATAGGTCTCCAAACATTTGTTTACCACTTCTGTTTGACCATCACTCCGTGGATAGTAGCCTGAAGACATACATAACTTGGATCCCTGTAGATGGAAAAACTCCTTCCAAAAGGCACTGAGAAATATTGGATCCCTGTCACTGATAACAGTGGCAGGCATGCCATGAAGGTTAAAAATGTGTTCAATGAATAAATGAGCAACCCCAGCTGCTGTATAAGGATAAGATAATGTGACAAAGTGGCTATATTTTGTAAGTCTATccactaccaccatcaccattgatTTTCCTTTGCAATTAGGCAAAGCTGTTATGAAATCCATGCTGATATCTTGCCATATTTTCTTAGGAATAGGCAATGGTTGCAAGAGTCCAGGAGGAGAAACAGTCCCATACTTATGCTGCTGGCAAATTGGACAGGTAGCTACCATCTCCTTTATATCTTTCTTCATGCCTAACTAGTAAAAGCCCCCTTTTATTCTTGATAAGTCTTCAAAACCCCAGGATGACCAGCTGTTGGAGTAGCATGGAACTCTTGGAATAACTTTTCTCTCCAATTAGATGTACGACTGATTACAATCCTAGATTCATATTTCAGAAAACCATTATCCACCATATAAAAAGATTGCTGTCCAGAATCAGCTGAAGTCCTTATTTCTTTCATCTTCTCCATAATCCATTCATCTTGTTCTATATGTCTCCTCAAGTCATCCGTCCAACCAAAATATGGATAAGAAATAGCTTTGCACTCCACAATAGATTGATCAACAGGCTGTTCATGCAGGATTGATGGACCATGCACCCTAGATAGAGCATCAGCAGCTATATTCTCATGGCCATGCTTGAACTGAATCTCATAATCATAACCCAACAATTTAGTCACCCATTTTTGCTGAAAAGGATTAGTTGCTCTTTGATTTAGAAAATACTTAAGACTGTCATGATTCAGAAAACCATTATCCACCATATAAAAA belongs to Tripterygium wilfordii isolate XIE 37 chromosome 2, ASM1340144v1, whole genome shotgun sequence and includes:
- the LOC120009574 gene encoding uncharacterized protein LOC120009574, with the translated sequence MQIRQLANVVSEKKQGEFPSQPEANPRGREQAKAIKTLHSGKPNDRRDEDPALEAPLKERVYVPPLPFPQQFQKQKKDRHMLDIMELFKKVHINIPLLDAIKQVPSYAKFLKDICTNKKRFMEHEKVMLSEECSAVLLNKLPPKLKDPGSFTIPCVFGNLQFEKALIDLGASINLMPLSVFQQLGVGKMQPTSISLQLADRSIKFPLGIIEDILIKVDRFLLPADFIILDMEEDRDIPIIMGRSFLATAGTIIDVKKGLLTMNVEGESVEF
- the LOC119981860 gene encoding uncharacterized protein LOC119981860 — its product is MNEGRWALPFLLTHGMSFLNEQDPYDQCPVYPRLVRTFYQTFTKLPQAGNKDTTTDLYMVRIGGKEVKFTTKDICLCLGVLPDYSHKTGFGPPREVSTEEMIQDMCGGCRTKNGLGSRRAHLPPDMWLMDSLLRHNLCPIGHGQERHQPYLSILYYIYKDIWFNLREVYLDSIQKIHSKVARTATTEKGKLYFPRLITRLLVHLGVSLPTPTPVQEYEPVMFEESQFKSNIIHMRSTRGPDPVAEETAIPAATPTMPLYQTFRLM